The Nocardia terpenica nucleotide sequence CGCGCGGATCCCGGCGCCCTCGTCGGTGAAGAAGTACTCGGGCCGGACTCCGAAGAACGCGGAGAGGATGTCGAGTTGCTCCATCGTCGGATTGCGCTTCTTGCCGGTGGCCAGCTCCCACAGGTAGGTGCCGGAGATCGCGCCGCCGGTGGCCTCCCGGATCTCGCTCGCCATGCGCCCGTATCCGGGGCGTTTGCGCTGGTCCGGATAGCGTGCGGCGATCAGCTCGGTGAGCCGCCGATCCATCTGCTGCACGAGGGGCCGGGCGCCGTGGCGAGCAGCGGGTTCCTCACCCATTCCGCACTCCTTCCCGCTCGCCCCGAGAGGAGAACCACCCCCGGATCTCTCGCCGTGTCCCGATCGGGTCGCGTTGCCGGACAGAGCGACCCGCTGACGAGCGTAATGGGAGGCGGCCGCGCAGTCCTACCGAACGCCCCGGGGATCGGCGCCGAACATGGGGACCTCTCTCACGGGCAAGGTCGAACATTCATTATAGCTGACACAAAATGCCATCTCGCATCGGTGGAGCAGACGCAATGCCGATGGTAGGGTCTAGTCCCGGAACGAGGATGTCCGCTTTAGCGGACAACCTGGTGGCGATGCGGCACGGTCGGCGACCGCGCCGCATCGCCGGAGGGAACTCTCCTCGTTCGCTGAGCAAGCTGACAGTCGGCGCTGAGAAGACTCCCAATATTGCCGAATACTGTTGCGCCCATGACGGATTCGATCTCTCCCTCGACACCCGACCACACCACCGGCACACCCGCGGACACGCCGTGGAAACATCACCGCACGGCCCTGGCGATCGGCGCCGCCGGGCTGGCGGTCGCCGCCACGCTCGGCCTGGCGGCCTGTAGCTCCACCGGTGGATCCGGCTCGCCGACGCCATCGACCTCGTCGGCGGCGAGCGGTACCACGAGCAAGCAGCCCGGCGGAGCACGCCACGAGGGCGCCGCGGGCACCATCGCGTCGATCACCCCCGGGTCCTGGACGCTCACCAAGCGCGACGGCGGCACCGAGACCGTCACCATCACGCCGTCGACCCAGTTCGGCAGCAAGCAGCACCCGGCGACGCAGTCGCAGTTCACCGTCGGCGAGGCGGTGCGGGTCGAGGGGCAGGTCGAGGGCGCCACGATTACGGCGACCCGAATCGAGCAGGCGCAGAACCGTTCTCAGCCGGGCACGACGCCCAGCGGCGGCGCCCCGACCAGCAGCGCCCCGATCACCAACTGAACCCGCCGTTCGGCACGGCCCGAATTGCCCCTGGCGCAACCGATCTCCACGATCTTGAATGGAAGTAATTCCCGACGCAGGAGATCTCATGCCCATTGCCAAGACCCTCGCCTACGGCGCCCACCCGGATGCGGTGGCCGACATCCATCTCCCCGCCACCTCCGGGCCCGCGCCGCTGATCGTGTTCCTGCACGGCGGTTTCTGGCGATCGATCGTGAATCGCAAGTATGCCGAGCCGGTGGCCGACACGCTGGCCGCGTCCGGATACGTGGTCGCCAATGTGGAGTACCGCCGGACGGGCGGCGGCGGTGGCTGGCCGGTGACGTTCACCGACGTGGCGCGGGCCTTCGATACGCTGCCCGCGCTGATCGAGCGGGAGTGGCCCGGCCTGGCCGATCCCGAACGCAGTGTGTACGTGGGGCATTCGGCCGGCGGACAGCTCGGGATCTGGGGCACGCTGCGGGATCGGCTACCGCTGGGCGCGCCGGGCCGGACCGAGACCCCGCCGCGGGTCGCGGGGGTCGTCGCG carries:
- a CDS encoding DUF5666 domain-containing protein; amino-acid sequence: MTDSISPSTPDHTTGTPADTPWKHHRTALAIGAAGLAVAATLGLAACSSTGGSGSPTPSTSSAASGTTSKQPGGARHEGAAGTIASITPGSWTLTKRDGGTETVTITPSTQFGSKQHPATQSQFTVGEAVRVEGQVEGATITATRIEQAQNRSQPGTTPSGGAPTSSAPITN
- a CDS encoding alpha/beta hydrolase family protein; translation: MPIAKTLAYGAHPDAVADIHLPATSGPAPLIVFLHGGFWRSIVNRKYAEPVADTLAASGYVVANVEYRRTGGGGGWPVTFTDVARAFDTLPALIEREWPGLADPERSVYVGHSAGGQLGIWGTLRDRLPLGAPGRTETPPRVAGVVALAPVADLATAYALGSGEGAVADLLEGGPDVYPDRYAALDPSTLGPSPVPVVVVHGDQDQRVPIAMGRDYCAATGAELIELPGIGHFELADPASAAWPPIAAAVRRLAG